The following nucleotide sequence is from uncultured Draconibacterium sp..
GGTAGCATGTACAACCAGCCGGTTGAAGTTCTGGATGTCTGGTCGGAAGAAAATCCCGATGGAAAGTACATGCCTTATTCCTCTGGAACCAACTCTCAAATCAATCGCCTCCATGGCTATTTAAGTAACAGTAATGCAGCAGTGAGTGACGCTTCATTTATCCGACTAAAAAACATTCAACTTGCCTATCAGCTGCAGATTAATAAGTATTTGCAGAGTGCCCGGTTTTATGTACAGGGGCAAAACCTGTTAACCATCAGCGACTATTTTGGTCTGGATCCGGAATTCTCTTTATCCGGCTATTTGCCTCCATTAAAAACATGGTCATTCGGAATTCAGCTTAACTTTTAAAAACGTATCCAATGAAAAAAATATCATTCCTTTTTTGTCTGGGAGTATTACTCCTCATTTCCTGCGAAGAACTGGTTGAAGTAGATAATCCTACCAATCAACTGGGAACTGAACAGGTATTTGAAACTATTCAGACTGCAAATGCAGCAATGGCAGGTCTCTATGCCGATTTGCGCGATCGGTCACTAATTTCCGGGGCCGGATATTATTCGGTCAGCACACTTACTGCATCATACGCCGATGACCTGGATTGCTACAACAATGACCAGAACGGTAATATGGATATCTACCACAACCAACAACAGGTAAGCAACAGGATTATTGCAAGCCTGTGGAATACAACTTATACGCAGGTTTATTATACTAATTCCATCATTCACGGAGCTGAACTTTCCACATCCCTTTCCACAGAAGATAAAAATCAACTAAAAGGAGAAGCTTTACTGATACGCTCCCTGCTTTATTTTTACCTGCACAGGCTATTTGGAGCTATTCCATATACAAGCAGTATTGATTATGAATATAACAGAAGTCTGACAAAAACTGAATCAGCCGTTCTGCTTGAACAACTGGAATCGGACCTGAACGAAGCCATTTCACTGTTGAATGACAATTACCGCAATACACAACGTATCTATCCCAATCGTAAAGTTGCGGAATTGGTATTGGCCAATGTATACCTAACGGAACAAAAGTATCAGCTGGCCGAGCAAATGGCCTCCGGAATATTGCAATCGTCCTTATACGCTTTCCAGCCAGACCTGAACGAAGTGTTTCATAACACAGGTAGCCATATTCTATGGCAACTCAGCCCGCAAAATAGTGGCGATGCCACAAAAGAAGCATCATTCTATTATTTCTCTGATGCAGCACCGCATGCTTATGCGTTATCCGATGACCTTGTCGGCAGTTTTGCAGAAAATGATTTGCGTAAACAGAGCTGGATGACACAGGTCAGTTTTAACGATGATTCCTGGTACAGACCTTACAAATACAAAAATTTATCCGGTACCAATAACAATGAATATTCCGTTGTTTTCCGGCTGGAAGAGGTTTATTTTATACTCGCAGAGGCACTGGCTAAACAAAACCGGCAGGATGAAGCCTTGCCCTACCTAAATGCCACGCGAGAACGAGCCGGACTGGACGCGCTTACCAATCTATCCCCAGAAGAATTTATAACAGAACTGCTGGCCGAAAAAAGACGAGAGTTCTTTACCGAATTCGGACACCGTTTCTTTGATCTGAAACGCCTGGAACGCCTGGATGAATTAAACAGTACAAAACCCAACTGGGAAGACTTTAAAGCCCGGTGGCCTTTGCCCCAGAGTGAGTTATTGCTCAACGCCAATTTATATCCACAAAATGAAGGTTATTAGTTATGAAGCGCCTATATCCTTTATTGTTACTATTCCTGTTCCTGCTGCTTGCGGCAGGGCAGGAATTAACAGCACAAGGTCATTCAGATCTAAAGAATGAACTTAGTAGCTATTTCCGATTGCTCTCCCTAAAAATGAGCGAAAATGGCAGATGGTTAACTGCGTGGAAAGCATACGACCAAAACAGAGATACGCTGCTAATATTTGACAGTACTGAGCCGGGAAAACCGGTGGAGCACCGGATAAAAGTTAAAAGTGCTGCCTTTGTGGGTACGAACCTTTTACTTACAACCAGGTTGGGCCAGGCAGAACTACTGGAGCTACCCGAATTTAAAAGCACCCACTATGCCGGCGTAAAGAATGCGCAAGTATTAGAAAACAAGAAACAGTTTTTGCTACACTATAATAAACAAGAACAGAACAAACTTGAACTGCGCCAAAGTGATGGCCACCTTTTGAATGTTGTTAACCGGGTGGTCCGGTTCTTTGTCACAAAAGAGAATCATATTTATGCCTTTGCTGAAAATCCGGATCAAGGTTACGATGTTTTTCGCATCATGGAAAATACCATCAAAAAGGTATATTATACAAGTAACAAGATTTCATATCTGGATGTTGCCAAAGACGGACAGGAGCTTATAATTCATGAACAAAACCAGCAAGATTCTGTGTCAAATCTCGTTTTTCTGGATGTCCAGGCTAAAAAAAGCTATCCTTTGAATGAAATTCTGCCAACAACTTTCCAACGGGCATTTACGGATGAAATCGGGGATGGTGTTCATTTTTTAAAACTGATAATACCCAAAAAACTACAGCAGAATGAAATGGTAGACATCTGGCGGGGTAATGATAAAAGATTGGTAGAAAAGTTTTATCCTCCAATTACAGTCATGACTTACATTTGGAAACCCCGTGAACATTTTATCCGAAGAGCAGGGACAGATAAGCAGCCAAAAGCGCTTAATATAAGGAACAAAAGATACTTTTTATGCATTGATCCATGGAAGCTACAGGACTACCTGTCGGATCAACCACCTATACAATTGTTTTTATATGATCTGAAAGATGACAATTATGAAGTGTTAGACACCATTGCTCCTGAATATTATCTCTCCGGAAATGGGAATTATGCCCTTTCTCCCGTTGAAAATGGATGGAAGCTCTATCATCTTCCTTCGAAAGGCACAAAGGTTATTGAAGGAAAACATTTAAGTATGCCATGGTTTTCAACCGATGGTAAGTTCATTATTTTTCAAGGAGAAGGCGCAATATGGCAATGGGACATAAAAACAGAAACTCTTACCTGTCTGGCAAAATTTGATGAATACATTACCAAAATTGCAAACTACGAGCGTGAGGACGTCTCTTCTACTTATGGTCAATTTTTCATACAACAGGTAAATCTGTCTAAACCCCTGTTAATTGAATTATACGATCCTGAAACCAACCAGACCGGGTACAGCATTTGGAATAAAGGGAAAACAGAAATTATTATCCCTCCAACATCCCATTACATCAGTTCTCTGACTTACAATCAATCACTAAACTGCTTCTCCTGGTTGGAAGAAAATTACAATCAACCTTCTCGGCTGGTTTGTAAAAAAACTGATAAAAATCCGGTTACTGTTTTTCAAAGCAACCAAAAGAATAAAACCATTTTTTCTCTTAAACAAGAAATAATCAGCTATACTAACAGTCAAGGAACTCCGCTAAAAGGAATTTTGTATTACCCATTCAAATACAAGTCGTCTCTGAAATATCCAATGGTCGTACATATTTATGAAAAGCAATACCGGCTTGCAAACCGATGTCCTTTCCCCTCTTTATACGAAGGTATAGGTTTTAATATCAGGTTGCTTCTCGAACAGGGATATTTTGTGTATTTACCCGACATTGAAATCTCCGGTAAAAATGGACCTGGTATAGATGCACTGGATTGTGTTAATCATGCACTCGATGCATTGGCATATAATCCAACGATTAACAAAGAAAAAACAGGACTGATTGGACACTCTTTTGGAGGATATGAAACCGATTATATTTCAACCCGATCAGATCGTTTTGCCACTTTTGTTTCCGGTTCCGGTCATAGCGACATCGTTTGGGATAGCCATTCTTTTAATTACGGTTTTCAGATACCTGATTATGTCAGGATTGAAGCTAATATGTATAAGTTGGGTGTACCTTTTTCTGCCGACAAAGGTCTCTACTTTAAAAACAACCCTGCCTATCACGCGGAAAAAGTGAATGCACCGGTATTACTTTGGACAGGCACAGAGGATAAAAATGTGACGCCGGATCACACCATGGCATTCTACAACGCCTTATGCAGAAATAAAAAAGATGTCATTGCTCTGTTTTATAAAAATGAAGGACATGTATTGTTTCAACAACAAACACAAAATGACCTGACAAGCCGAATTATGGATTGGTTTAATTACTTTTTACAGGACAGTGTTGAATGTGAATGGATAAGTGAGGGGATGAGCAAAAAGGATGCTCAGTAGAGCATCCTTTCTTTTTGCTACTGTTTGTACAATGGGACACCGCACATTGTTTCACCTTCACGGCTCAGGTTGTGCGTAATATTACTCTCATCCGTCCAGGTACAGGCCTGTCCAGGGATGGTACTACAATCGACACCTGCGGATACACACTGACTGGTTGAGCTATCAAAATAATAGCCGGGTTCTGATGAATCCAAACTTTTTGCCGCATGACTGGCAAGTGCTGCACCAACTGCAAAAAGTACAATCGCAACTGGCAGAAACATTCTTTTTAACTTTTTCATGTTTACAGAATTTAAATTTACTGCCTACTCTCTTCATGGTTTTCGGCTTCCCCCATTTGATAATTGAGTGTCACAGCCTGCGCAAAACTGTAACGCACTATTTCATTGCCGGACAAAATGAATAAGTATTTGTCCGTTGCAAATAGCCGGGACATTCTTTCTTCTCCCCTGTTATAGACATAAAAGCTGCCCAGGTATCCCTGAACACTTGTTTTGTACATATCGACAACCACTGCTTGTTTCCACTGCTCTCTGGATTCAAATTTTCCCCTGAGCATAGAAACATTAAACAGCAATTTCCCATGAACCACGGATCTCTTATTGACAAGCATTGGCACCGAATTCATTTTGTGTTGTCCGTTGGAAAGCAAACGCACCTGCACCTTTGCCCTAAATGTTGTATCAATCGTGTTTAACTCCCGCAGCAGATTTAATTTCTGGTCTATCACCAGGTACTGATTACGATAGGAATAAATATAGATGAGTTCCTTACCCGCATCATCCCAAAGCAATTGTCCGTCGGTGTCGAATATCCCGTCAACCTGCTTTTTGAGTAAGCTATGATTGAGTTGTATTCTGGGACTATCCTGGAGATTCAGCGTGCCAAGCACCCACGATTTTGTCTGGCTGCTTTGCGCCCGAAAGGCAAACCGAACAGAATCAATTACCTGTAGCTGTGAAAAATAACAATCATCAGCACTGATGGTATAAGCCAGCGAATCGCCCAGTTGTCCCCGATAGATTACCGGAACAGTACCATCAAAAAGATAGAAATGAGGAGGCTTAACCTCTACCTGAATGAAACGAAATGGGTGCTTATCATCATCCAGTTCTATTTTTAAGGTCTCCATTCTTGTAAGAGCAGTATCTATGGTGGTAAGCACTAAAGGTGCGGTTATATTTCCCAGGTAAATTTTCCCTTCGGCTATGCCGGCAAAATAGTAGGAGTTTACCCCCAGATCAAATGCCTTTTCATCACGGATCGGGTGCAGACCAAACCGGCGAATAAAATTGTTTTCCTTTTTTATGATATGCTCAGATGATAAAAAAAGCCCCACTACAACTCCAACCGCAAGCAATGACGGAAATAACAGTTTTAGAAGCACAATTCGTTTTTTAGTAAGCTTCTCTTTTTCTGAAAATACAATTGCAAGAAGTGCCAATAACGCAAAGGCTATATTAAAAATCAGATGTTGGGTCCAGTTCATTTTCTCAATGAATCCTCCACAGGAACAGGGAATAAAATCACTGTAATTCAGAATCAGGTAGATATAGACCGTGAAGGCAATCATTAGAAAAAAAGAGCCGTACAGGCCCATAAGTCGGGAGTTCTTTTGAACCAACAAGAGAGACAATACCAGTTCTATTACTATTACAGCAGGGCCAATTATACCGGCA
It contains:
- a CDS encoding RagB/SusD family nutrient uptake outer membrane protein, whose protein sequence is MKKISFLFCLGVLLLISCEELVEVDNPTNQLGTEQVFETIQTANAAMAGLYADLRDRSLISGAGYYSVSTLTASYADDLDCYNNDQNGNMDIYHNQQQVSNRIIASLWNTTYTQVYYTNSIIHGAELSTSLSTEDKNQLKGEALLIRSLLYFYLHRLFGAIPYTSSIDYEYNRSLTKTESAVLLEQLESDLNEAISLLNDNYRNTQRIYPNRKVAELVLANVYLTEQKYQLAEQMASGILQSSLYAFQPDLNEVFHNTGSHILWQLSPQNSGDATKEASFYYFSDAAPHAYALSDDLVGSFAENDLRKQSWMTQVSFNDDSWYRPYKYKNLSGTNNNEYSVVFRLEEVYFILAEALAKQNRQDEALPYLNATRERAGLDALTNLSPEEFITELLAEKRREFFTEFGHRFFDLKRLERLDELNSTKPNWEDFKARWPLPQSELLLNANLYPQNEGY
- a CDS encoding DUF6520 family protein, with the translated sequence MKKLKRMFLPVAIVLFAVGAALASHAAKSLDSSEPGYYFDSSTSQCVSAGVDCSTIPGQACTWTDESNITHNLSREGETMCGVPLYKQ
- a CDS encoding DoxX family protein, with the protein product MKKLQTVRFSVLIPLSSYLYVLLFVYSGFSKLLDYETFTVQLAQSPLLSAYAGIIGPAVIVIELVLSLLLVQKNSRLMGLYGSFFLMIAFTVYIYLILNYSDFIPCSCGGFIEKMNWTQHLIFNIAFALLALLAIVFSEKEKLTKKRIVLLKLLFPSLLAVGVVVGLFLSSEHIIKKENNFIRRFGLHPIRDEKAFDLGVNSYYFAGIAEGKIYLGNITAPLVLTTIDTALTRMETLKIELDDDKHPFRFIQVEVKPPHFYLFDGTVPVIYRGQLGDSLAYTISADDCYFSQLQVIDSVRFAFRAQSSQTKSWVLGTLNLQDSPRIQLNHSLLKKQVDGIFDTDGQLLWDDAGKELIYIYSYRNQYLVIDQKLNLLRELNTIDTTFRAKVQVRLLSNGQHKMNSVPMLVNKRSVVHGKLLFNVSMLRGKFESREQWKQAVVVDMYKTSVQGYLGSFYVYNRGEERMSRLFATDKYLFILSGNEIVRYSFAQAVTLNYQMGEAENHEESRQ
- a CDS encoding prolyl oligopeptidase family serine peptidase, with product MKRLYPLLLLFLFLLLAAGQELTAQGHSDLKNELSSYFRLLSLKMSENGRWLTAWKAYDQNRDTLLIFDSTEPGKPVEHRIKVKSAAFVGTNLLLTTRLGQAELLELPEFKSTHYAGVKNAQVLENKKQFLLHYNKQEQNKLELRQSDGHLLNVVNRVVRFFVTKENHIYAFAENPDQGYDVFRIMENTIKKVYYTSNKISYLDVAKDGQELIIHEQNQQDSVSNLVFLDVQAKKSYPLNEILPTTFQRAFTDEIGDGVHFLKLIIPKKLQQNEMVDIWRGNDKRLVEKFYPPITVMTYIWKPREHFIRRAGTDKQPKALNIRNKRYFLCIDPWKLQDYLSDQPPIQLFLYDLKDDNYEVLDTIAPEYYLSGNGNYALSPVENGWKLYHLPSKGTKVIEGKHLSMPWFSTDGKFIIFQGEGAIWQWDIKTETLTCLAKFDEYITKIANYEREDVSSTYGQFFIQQVNLSKPLLIELYDPETNQTGYSIWNKGKTEIIIPPTSHYISSLTYNQSLNCFSWLEENYNQPSRLVCKKTDKNPVTVFQSNQKNKTIFSLKQEIISYTNSQGTPLKGILYYPFKYKSSLKYPMVVHIYEKQYRLANRCPFPSLYEGIGFNIRLLLEQGYFVYLPDIEISGKNGPGIDALDCVNHALDALAYNPTINKEKTGLIGHSFGGYETDYISTRSDRFATFVSGSGHSDIVWDSHSFNYGFQIPDYVRIEANMYKLGVPFSADKGLYFKNNPAYHAEKVNAPVLLWTGTEDKNVTPDHTMAFYNALCRNKKDVIALFYKNEGHVLFQQQTQNDLTSRIMDWFNYFLQDSVECEWISEGMSKKDAQ